The stretch of DNA TAATTTGTCcagattttttgaaaaatcaaatctTCTTGGCTGTTAATTTGTCAGATGGTTTTACTGTCTGTAGAAGTTCCGGTTGATTGATACTGCTGGAATTAGAAGAAGAGCAGCTGTAGCTTCACTAGGTAGTACAACAGAGGCCTTATCAGTGAATCGAGCATTTCGAGCCGTTCGTCGTTCTGATGTTGTAGCTCTTGTTATTGAGGCATTGGCTTGCATTACAGAGCAGGTAGTCAACCCTTTAGCTTTCTGCAGGGCCATATTCCAATGATATCAGTGCATGTGCCTTTCATTGATAGTAAACTTTTGCTATTCCTTTTTAAACTTCTGAATTTGAGTTTTCTGTCTTAATGTCCTAGGATTTCAAGATTGCTGAGAGGATAGAAAAAGAAGGGAagggttgccttatagttgtaAATAAGTGGGATACTATACCAAATAAAAACCAGCAGACTGCATCTTATTACGAACAAGATGTTAGAGAGAAGCTTCGCATACTGGATTGGGCTCCAATCGTGTATTCAACTGCAATAGCTGGTCAGCAGAGTGTTGAAAAGTATGTTCTGACAAAACTCGAGAGCTGTAGTGCtagattctcaataattgtGAATTATCATAAAATCCTGTATTTTAGCTAAGGTATGCTGTGTGCTATGCTTCGACTTTTGCAAGACCTTCGTCTCCTCGTGAACATTAATTTCCTAACCTGGAATAGCAGACGGAAACATGTCTTTCTTTGCGGTTTTATATTGGATAGCTGTTGTtcttggtaaaattaaaaattatttgtcACTTTTTTGTTGATTCAGGGTAATTGTTGCTGCTAGCGCAGTTGAAAAGGAAAGATCAAGAAGGCTGAGTACTGCCATTTTGAATCAAGTTGTACAAGAAGCACTTGCTTTTAAATCACCTCCAAGAACCAGGGGTGGCAGACGTGGACGTGTTTATTACTGTACTCAGGTAGATTTTGTTGACGCCCTTTGGTTGTACTCGTAAGTTGTATTCCTTTTACAATTCCGTCAGGCAAGATCTGAGGTTTGACTCCCTCCTAAGTACTCACATAGTCATTGTGATAATTATAGTTTTctaatctcaaaaaaaaaaaaaaaatcagtttagtggtaaaatttatatatttagagcatgtttggtattgtttttgttttttgttttcaaaaaattaatttttagaaatgagaacaaaaaatagtttttgaagtttttaaaacacaaatcacgtttggttagtgttttttaaaacaatattggccaaaagtgaattggtttttaaaacagaaaacaacattttgttgttttcaaaattcttggtttttgtaattttgttttctgaaaagtgttttaaaaaaacaaggccaaacaagtcaaattgttttcaaaaaacaatttttaaaaacagttttttagttatgatgtcaaatatgcactaaatatatatatttttttaaatacaagCATGACATGTAAGTTTGTTATCCAGTGGGGTTAACTTAGTTTACTTGATATTCGAATGCAGGCTGCAATAAGGCCACCTACATTTGTTTTCTTTGTTAATGATGCAAAGCTTTTTCCCGAGACATACCGACGTTACATGGAAAAACAACTACGTACGGATGCAGGATTTCCTGGCACACCAATCCGGATTCTATGGCGCAGCCGAAAGAAAATGGAAAGAAATGATGGTGAGTTCTAGTCTAGCCTCACCTCATATGTGTTTGTGTCTAAAATATGAATGTTGGTGTTTCTGACTGATTAAGATGATTGTAATACTTTCCGTTTTGACAGGAAAATCTTCAAAATCACAAGGGAATCTTGTGCCTCGTAATAGAAAAATGGCATCTGCTATTACTGCTTGAAGGAAATGAGAGGTTTCAACCATTATCCTAAAAGACTCAGCAGTAAGATTCTTCATGTGTCTAAGAATAGAATAGACTACATAACTCAGCATATGCATGGAATGTACTGTAGATAAGTACATTCCAAACATAAACCAGTTAGtagtttcttgttttttttttttttgaaggaaaaccaGTTAGTAGTTATTAGTAACTTGATTCATTTTATCTTTTCTCTAGTTGAGAGAGAcactttataaatgtttcacaCCAATACAAGCACCAATCAAGGAGTGGAAAGAGACTGGCAAACCAACAGACATGACAGTCTTTATTGTGATAGCATTGAAGTTGCTTTTCCTCTTGGGAAATATACAGGTCAAGTCACATAATGAGGAAAACAAATGTATTTTGAGGTAACAGCTTAAGGTGTTTAACTACCATTATGtgctatttttttaataaacatttatatattacaatataTAGTTTGGAGACTCAAACTACAACTTTTAATACATACGTACTCTTTTATGATCATTTGAGCTAACTTTAACTGATTTTAGTATTGTATGCTATTAGTATTACATTAGAAGCACTACAAAGTGGCACCATACAAATATTAATAGGTTGTTCTTAATTACATGATATGTTGGTAAGTGATGCTAATTATATGATACGAAAAAAGATGTTAAGGACGGTCTTCTAGAATTTTTGTTGATCATTGTATCATATTGTCTTATGTTTGAAATTTTCTGTTTACACGTGATCTCTGACAATAAATCacagttttttaattttgattgaGATTATCTAGTAAACAAAATATCCAGCGTTAGTAAATATAGCTTCTGACAACATTCATGGTTTTGTATCCAAATCATTACACATTGGAGTAAACCTTTATTATGACACAACCATaagaaatatttcttttttctttttcttctttgatagaccatttttttaaattttttattagtgGTCATTGAAGATAGGTGTGTTTCTTTATTGTTCTTAATTATAAGGGCATGTGTTACCCCAGCAACTGATCTATCTATCAGTATGTGATTATTGTTGTCCCATTTGAGTATTTGGCAAATCATCAAAATACTTTGATCTGCTATGAAATAAAGAATTGAATGTGGGGAGTGAGTTGGTCCTCATGCTAGTTGCTGTTAATCTTTATATTTTATTCGTATGAGTAGTGGGTCCTTGTCATAGTTAAAATCTCACTTATTCACATTGAATGCTTCGTACCAATCATGATTATTTTAAGATGTGTTTGGATCATGTTTTCAGTTGGGTTTCTTatccttatttatttattattattttttttgaacaaaatcaataatggttCATTGGTCTTTTTGACATCTTAAAAaagttataatcttaatttattgcactcttttattttacatggatatgaaataaattatttgatctttaccttttattttgtaaattattcgaatatctcaaaattttataaaatattttaaataactattttGCAcacttataaatattaaaattaaaataatctgAATGTTAAAATTATGAAGGGAtacattgtattttttttttttttttaccgtgCACCCTAGAAATACTCTTTAATAATTTATGTTGTTCATCCCTCTTCTATTTTAGAGTGACCTATTTTGGAATCAATAAATATAACTTGTTTgaataagttattttttttttttaaataatactcTTAGCACAACTTATTAAGAAtttaggttttttatttttttatttttttttcagaaaaaatacttttaaaagaaatgagagaaagagaaaactCCATATTCCAatctattaatataatatattattcatACATCTGTTAACTCAATTTCGTTAAGAATAATTGAGGCTTTCAATAATTAAtttctcaattaaattatatataaatacatgaaTTATGTATAATAGTAACacgattttttacgtggttcaataataaaaatttacttAGTCCATaagtttttgttatttttaagtatGAAATGATTATACAATTTGGCAAAGTTTCAGTAAGTTGAAGTCTATTAGTGTAATgaactcttattattattaattgaaatgAAAAACAGAGTATTTATACAAGAGGTGTAACAAGATTATTGTTACAAACTAAAAAGTAGGGAATCATTCCTAACTAACAGAATGCCTAACTAACTGTAACAGAATTATGATATCCTAATACGCCCCCTCAAGGTGAGCAGTAGATATTGATGGTGCTCATCTTGCTCAATAGGAACTTGTGTTGAGTAGGAAACAAAGCTTTGGTCATTATATCTGAAACATTGTGCCGAGAAGGAACATGAATGAGCTTGATTCGATTGTTGGTGACCTGGTCTCGAACAATATGACAATCGATGTCGATGTGTTTGGTGCGCTCATGGAAGACATCATTCTCGGGTATGTGGAGTGCAACTTGGTTGTCACAGTATATTGTTGCAGGGGTGGAATGTGAGATCCCAAAGTCTTTGAGGATGTTGAAGAGCCATACGATTTCGCAAGTTATGTTAGCTAGGGAGCGGTATTCAGCTTCTGCAGAGGATTTAGACACGATTGCCTACTTCTTTGATTTCCATGGTATTAAAGAGTTGCCAAGGAAGATACAATATCCTGTGATGGAACGCCTGGTGTCAGGACTAGTGCCCCACTCAGCATCTGTGAATGCATGGAGTTGGAATTTGTTGTTATGTTGTGGAATGCTAGGGCTGAAAAGTAAGCCTTGACCAGGTGTGCCTTTAAGGTATTGAAGGATTTGAATGGCAGCTTTCATGTGAGGTTGCCTTGGATCATGAAGAAATTGACAAAGGCGATTTACAGCATAGGTAATGTCAGGCCGTGTAATGGCTATATAGAGGAGTTTGCCAATTAAACTCCTATAGGAAgtaggtgttgggttttatgccctaaataaaacccatgaCAATCTAatatgatttgttatcaataagagaattagaagtgatttatgttaacatgtaattttcatgcttatggtttaatatatgcacaaaatttgctaagtccagaacatatattcattcacaattacagtgatgtcaacacagtggaatgtgattgtgattatatgattcaaaag from Cannabis sativa cultivar Pink pepper isolate KNU-18-1 chromosome 2, ASM2916894v1, whole genome shotgun sequence encodes:
- the LOC133034971 gene encoding uncharacterized protein LOC133034971 isoform X3 codes for the protein MLGNRAIVVDEPGVTRDRLYGRAFWGDCEFLVIDTGGVLTVSKSQANVMEDLDITTTIGMDGIPLASREAAIARMPSMIEQQATAAVEESSVIIFVVDGQAGLTAADEEIADWLRRHFSDKSIILAVNKCESPRKGALQAMEFWSLGFTPYPISAVSGTGTGELLDLVCSGLIKLKDQEEYAEEEEYIPAIAIVGRPNVGKSSILNALVGEDRTIVSPVSGTTRDAIDTEYTGPNGEKFRLIDTAGIRRRAAVASLGSTTEALSVNRAFRAVRRSDVVALVIEALACITEQDFKIAERIEKEGKGCLIVVNKWDTIPNKNQQTASYYEQDVREKLRILDWAPIVYSTAIAGQQSVEKVIVAASAVEKERSRRLSTAILNQVVQEALAFKSPPRTRGGRRGRVYYCTQAAIRPPTFVFFVNDAKLFPETYRRYMEKQLRTDAGFPGTPIRILWRSRKKMERNDGKSSKSQGNLVPRNRKMASAITA